The Halorubrum salinarum genome segment GCCGCGAACGCGGACGCCGGGAGCGACGCGGGCGCGACCGCGACGGCGGCGAGCGGCCCCGCGCCGGACGCCGACGACGGGGCGGCGCCGGGGACCGTCGACGGGGACGACGCCGCGGCCGGCGCCGAGGGGCTGACGCTCGACGAGGAGCCCGGCGCCGGGAGCGACGACGCGGTGATCATCGACGACGGCGCGGCGGGCGACGAGGGGGCCGAGGCGCCGCCGCGGGGCGAGGACGGCCCGGCCGATCCGAGCGCCGCGGGCGCATCGGACGCGGCGGCGGAGTCGGATCCGGCGGACGAGGACGCGGAGCTGTTGGACGCCGGCGGGGAGTCGGCGGCCGCGTCCTCGCCCGCGGCCGACGCCGAACCGGACGGCCGGCCGACCGACGAGGCGGACGCCGAGAGCGACGACGGCGTGATCCTCGACGAGGAGGCGGCGGACGCCGACGACAGGGAGCGGGGCGCGTGGCCGTCCGTCGACGAGGCGGACGCCGAGGCGGGCGAGTCGACCGCCTGGCCCGACCACGGCGGCGAGGACGAGGGGTTCAGCGCGGAGGTCGGCGAGGGCGGCGACGCCGGGGTGGAGTTCGGCGGCGGGCTCACCCCGGAGGCCGCGGACCAGCCCGAAGACGGGGAGCAGACGGAGTACGTCGAGGCCCCGGACGACGGCGAGGCCGTCTCGTTCGACGCCGGCGACGCGGGAGAGACGGGCATCACGCGCGGCGAGAGCCCGGACCTAGAGACGATGGGGGACGACGAGCCGACGGAGTACTACTGCCCCGAGTGCGGGATGGTCCGGGCCGCCGACGGGAGTTCGATGCGCGCGGGCGACATCTGCCCGGAGTGCAAGCGCGGGTACGTCGACGAGCGGCCGCGGTAGCCGAGCGTTAAAAGGCGCCGCGTTGCCGGTCGAACCGGCCGAGCGGCCGTGACGAAACTGGTTTACGCCGGCCTGTCGAACGGTCGCGGCATGAAGGAGTACAAGATGCGACGCGGCGAGCATCTGGACGACCGCATGCCGGACCTGAAGGGCTCGATCGAGGAGTACTTCGGCGAGGTCACGGGCACCGAGGAGTGGGAGGGCCACGAGCTGTACGTCGTCTCGGACCCCGACAACCCCGTCTTCGACCGGATCGTCGCGGGCGCCGCCGAGTACGGGAGCAAGAAGGACAAGCTGGCGGTCCACTTCGAGGAGCGGCCCGCCGAGGACGTCATCGCCGAGGGCAACGCCGACGCCGCCGCCGACGCCGTCGACGCGAAAAACGAGTTCCTCCTGGAGGCGACCGGCCGCGACGCGAAGTCCCGCCGCGACTCGCTGAAGCGCGAAG includes the following:
- a CDS encoding DUF7093 family protein; the protein is MGLRCLLGHDFGEPELRREREEEGDEVVTTVKEVKTCARCGETQIVSENTEVTTMEQLADEAAANADAGSDAGATATAASGPAPDADDGAAPGTVDGDDAAAGAEGLTLDEEPGAGSDDAVIIDDGAAGDEGAEAPPRGEDGPADPSAAGASDAAAESDPADEDAELLDAGGESAAASSPAADAEPDGRPTDEADAESDDGVILDEEAADADDRERGAWPSVDEADAEAGESTAWPDHGGEDEGFSAEVGEGGDAGVEFGGGLTPEAADQPEDGEQTEYVEAPDDGEAVSFDAGDAGETGITRGESPDLETMGDDEPTEYYCPECGMVRAADGSSMRAGDICPECKRGYVDERPR
- a CDS encoding DUF5611 family protein; protein product: MKEYKMRRGEHLDDRMPDLKGSIEEYFGEVTGTEEWEGHELYVVSDPDNPVFDRIVAGAAEYGSKKDKLAVHFEERPAEDVIAEGNADAAADAVDAKNEFLLEATGRDAKSRRDSLKREVEDDAPDY